From Mucilaginibacter gotjawali:
AATATCCTCCGGCTTTGGCGAGGTGAAAGGGTGGTGCATAGCATGGTAACGGCTGGTTTCTTCGTCCCACTCTAACAAAGGGAAATCAAGTACCCATAACGGGGCAAAAGTATTTTTGTCGCGCAGGCCCAAACGGTTGCCCATTTCCAGGCGAAGCTCATTCAGTTGTTTGCGCACTTTTTCAGCATTGCCGGCTAAAACAAACATCATATCGCCGGGTTCAGCTTCAAAAGCAGCCGCCCAGTTGGTGAGGTCGTCTTCGCCGTAAAATTTATCCACAGATGATTTGAGCGTACCATCACTCTGGTAACGGCAATAGATCATCCCGGTAACGCCAATTTGCGGGCGTTTTAACCATTCGGTCAGTTCGTCAATTTGTTTGCGGGTATATTCGGCGCAGCCTTTGGCGTTAATGCCAACCACCAGTTCTGCATTATCAAAAATGCTGAACCCTTTGCCTTTTACGATATCATTCAGCTCCACAAACTGCATCCCGAAACGGATATCCGGCTTGTCGGATCCATATAAACGCATGGCATCTGCATATTGCATTCGCGGTACGCTGCCCAGCTCGATCCCTTTAACAGTTCTGAACAAGTGCTGGGTTAATCCCTCAAATACATTTAAAATATCTTCCTGGGTGATGAAAGCCATCTCGCAGTCTATCTGTGTAAACTCCGGCTGCCTGTCAGCACGCAGATCCTCATCCCTGAAACATTTAACGATCTGGAAATACCTGTCGAACCCGCTTACCATCAGCAATTGTTTAAAAGTTTGGGGCGATTGCGGCAGGGCGTAAAACTCGCCCGGGTTCATGCGGCTTGGCACCACAAAGTCGCGGGCGCCTTCGGGGGTTGATTTGATCAATACCGGGGTTTCCACCTCGATAAAGTCAAGACCATCCAGGTATTTACGTACTTCCTGCGCCATTTTATGGCGGAGCATCAGGTTGTTGCGGATAGGGTTGCGGCGCAAATCAAGGTAGCGGTATTTGGCGCGCAGCTCTTCGCCGCCGTCGGTTTCATCCTCTATCATAAACGGCGGAACCTTGGCCCCGTTCAGGACCTCAATTTTGCTTACGCCGATCTCTATCTCGCCGGTGGACATTTTAGCGTTCTTGCTGGTACGTTCCAGCACCGCGCCGGTAACCTGGATTACAAATTCACGCCCGAGTGAACGACTGGTTTCCCTTAAGGAATCATCGCTGTCGGTATTAAAAACCAACTGGGTTAAACCATAACGGTCGCGAACGTCAATAAATGTCATTGCGCCCAGGTCGCGTGATTTTTGGACCCATCCGCATAAAGTAACCGTTTGCCCTAAATGACTGATATTTAATTCGCCGCAAGTATGTGTTCTTAACATGGTACTGATTTATAAAGTTTGCAAAAGTAGGGTTTTAGTCGGAAAGTCCGAAAGACCGGAAGTCCGAAAGTTGACCTAAAAGGCATAAAAATCTTCATCTTTCGGACTTTACTGACTTTTCCGACTTTCGGACTCCAAAAAAACACTACCTTTGCCCCATAATTCTCAAGGGGTGCCTTGCTTTGGTCGCAAAATAATCTGCAGGTTATTTTACCAAACTGAAAGACAGGCTGAGATCAAACCCATGCCCCCCGCCCCCCTGAAGGGGGAGTAAAAAGCTTTTTGGCTGATTACTCCACCCCCTTTAGGGGGCCGGGGGGCTACACCTGATCCGGGTAATGCCGGCGTAGGGAGAGGTAACAAGTTAAGTGTACTGCGTATTCGCCCTGATGCGGAGATGGTTTAACTAAATTTATTTTTAATCATTTTGAAAAATTTATTTTCGGCGTTATTCGCCCTGCTGCTGCCTGTCATGGCTGCGGCCCAATTCTCTGTTTCCGGTAAAGTAACCGACCAGCAAACCGGCGATGTACTGCCCGGCGCTACCATCAGCTTATCAAGCCCGGCAATAAGCACTATTGCCGATGCTAATGGTAAGTATCATTTTAACAATTTAAAAAGCGGTAATTACACATTCAAAGTTTCATTTCTGGGATACCAGGCAATTACCAAAGCAATTTTAATAAACGCTAACGCTGTAAGCAATTTCGCACTGAAACCCGGCACGCTGTTTACCGAAGCCGTTACTGTAAGCGCTACCCGTGCTACCCAAAACTCCCCCACCGCCTTTACCGATCTCAGTAAAAAAGACATCGATAAAAACAATACCGGCCGGGGTTTTGAATATCTGCTGGAGCAAACGCCCTCAACCGTAGTTACATCAAATGCCGGTGCAGGGGTTGGCTATACCAGCATTCGTATCCGCGGATCGGACGCTACCCGTACCAATGTTACGCTCAACGGCATCCCGCTAAACGATGCCGAAGACCAGGGTGTATATTTTGTCGACCTGCCCGACATGGCTTCGTCGGTCGAAAACATCCAGGTGCAGCGTGGTGTAGGTACCTCCACAAATGGCGCAGGCGCTTTTGGTGCAAGTATTAACATACAAACAACCACCCGGCATGATACGGCTTATGCTGAGCTGAATAATTCGGCGGGATCATACGGCACGGTAAAAAACACGGCAAGCTTCGGAACCGGTTTGCTGGGCGACCACTTTAGTTTTGATGGCCGCTTATCCAGGATGCGTTCCGATGGTTATATCGACCGCGCATCCTCCGACCTGAAGTCCTTCTTTTTAAGCGGAGCGTATTATGGTAAAAAAAGCGTGCTTAGGTTGAATGTATTTTCGGGTTACGAAAAAACCTACCAGGCCTGGGACGGCGTACCTGAAGACAGTGTAAAGGCAGGCAACCGCCGGTATAACGAGTTGGGCTATATCAATTCAAGCAATAGCTTTTATAAAAACCAAACCGATAACTATACCCAAAACTATTACCAGTTACTGTACAACCAGCAGCTGAGCAGCAAGCTATCGTTTAGCGGCGCCTTGCATTATACCAAAGGCTTTGGTTATTATGAAGAATACCGCAATGCCGATTCGCTACAATATTACGGGGTAACACCGGTGGTAGTTGGCGGTACCGCTATTGAAGCGACTGACCTGGTGCGCCGTTTATGGCTCAATAACGATTTTTATGGCCTCACCTATAATTTAAATTATAAGCCCGATAACACCCTTAATGCAACACTTGGCGGCGCTTATAACGAATACAAGGGCGCTCATTATAACAATATCGAATGGACCCAGGAGAGCACCAATATTCCGCCTGATTATCAATACTCCCGCAATGATGCTAAAAAAACGGATTTTAATATTTTCGCCCGTGCCGAATATCATTTAGGGAAATGGCTGTTATACGGTGACCTGCAATACCGCCATATTTATTATTCGTTTTTAGGGTTTGACGAAAACCTGAACAATGTGCAGCAGGCGGTCGGGCTTAACTTCTTTAATCCTAAAGCCGGGATTACCTACCAGCTTAACGACAACAGTAACGTATACGCCTCGGTAGCCGTGGGTAACCATGAGCCTAACCGCAGCGATTATACCAATTCTTCGCCGCAAAGCCGCCCCAAGCCAGAAAATCTGAAAGACCTGGAATTGGGTTACCGGATAAATGAAAGCACTTTTAGCGGAAGCATTAACGGGTTTTACATGCTGTACAAAAATCAGCTGGTGCTAACCGGCTCGCTTGATGATGTCGGCGAAGCTATCCGCACCAATATAAAAGACAGCTACCGCGCAGGTATTGAAGCCAGCGCCCGCGTTAAAATAGCCCAGCCTTTAAGCTGGTATATAAACGCTACCCTAAGCGCCAATAAAGTAAAAAACTTTGAGCAATACCTGCAAAACTACGATACCGGAACGCTTGACGGAACACTTTACAAAACAAGCGACATTGCCTACTCCCCTGATTTTACGGGCTCAAGCACTATCAGCTACCGTCCCGTAAAAAATGCCGAAATTGCTTTTATCACCAAATATGTAAGCCGCCAGTATCTTGATAATACCTCAACGGTAAGCCGTTCGCTCGGCGCCTATGTGGTAAACGATTTGCGGCTCAACTATAATTTCAGCATCAAGGGAGTAAAAAATATCGGACTAAGTTTGCTGGTCAATAATATTTTCAGCGAAAAGTACCAATCGGATGGCGCCACCTATCCTGATATTGAAGGCGGCAAAGTGGTGAACTATAATTACTTTTTCCCGCAAGCGCCCATCAACTTTTTGCTTGGGCTAAACCTTAAGTTTTAACCTGATTATGCACCACTGGATCGAGCTTTTTAACGAACAAATCAAGGAAACCAGCCTGCTGCAATGGCTTGCCGTTATATTGGGTGTGGCCGAAGTTTTGTTTGCTTTGTATGATAATATCTGGCTCTATCCTACTGGCATTGCAAGTACCATCATCGCTATATACCTGTTGCTTACGGTGCAGCTTTATGCAGATTCCGCCTTAAATGTTTATTACCTGGTGATGAGCGTTTATGGCTGGGTGCATTGGGCAAAAAAGAAGCAAGGCCCGGAGGTGGTGATCTCCTGGTCGGGCAAAAAGGATTGGGTGATCAGTCTATCCATCTCTATAGGGGGCTGGCTGGTACTATACCTGTTGCTTAAATATTTAACACCATCCAATGTGCCGGTTTGGGATGCCCTGGTATCGTCAACAGCATGGGCCGGGATGTGGCTGCTGGCCAAAAGGAAGATCGAAAACTGGATCTTCCTCAACATTTCAAATTTATTTGCCATCCCGCTGCTGTTTTATAAACAACTGCCGCTTTTTGCTGCGCTTACCTTGTTTTTGTTTGTAATTGCTTTTGGGGGCTTATATAAATGGATAAAGATTTGCAAAGCCCGGCAAGCGGCTGTAACCGGTTAAAAATCGACCCAATGAAAACAGAACATCCCTCAACTCTTTTATCTCCTGACATCGTAAAAATCATCAGAGATTCCGCTTTTGCAGCGGAGCGGCTGGGCAAGATCCATCCTGATCAGCTGGCCATTGTTTATGAGCAAAAATGGTTTAAACTGCTTGTTCCTGAGGTTTATTCGGGGCTCGAAAAATCTTTGCCGGAACTTGTCCGGCTGGAAGAAAGCATCAGCTGGGCAAACGGAAGCCTGGGCTGGGTGGTTACCTTATGCTGCGGTGCAGGCTGGTTTGGCGGTTTTATAGCAGCGGAAAAAGCGACAGAAATATTTGGATCGACGGAGGTGTGCCTGGCAGGCAGCGGCGCAGCCACCGGCGAAGCTGTAATAACGCCAAACGGCTATAAGATTACCGGCAAATGGAAATATGCCAGCGGCGCGGATCATGCCACCCATTTTACTGCCAATTGCATCATCAAAAACGGCGAAGAAGTGGTTTTAAATGATGATGGCAGTCCATTAGTATTGCCTTTCATATTTGAAAGCAGCAAAGTAAATATTTTGCCTGCATGGAAATACACCGGCATGGTTGCCACCGGCAGCGATGCTTTTGAAGCGCAGGGCATTGAAGTAAACAAATTGAATTGTTTTCAAATAAACCCGAATGCCGCTATCGTTAAAAACGTACTGTACCAATATCCTTTTCTGCAATTAGCCGAGGCAACCCTTGCAGCAAATATTTCGGGCATGGCCATTCATTTTATGGATTTGTGCAGCAATATTTTTGCTGAGAAACAGGAACAAGAAAAACTCTCGCCACAACAAAAAAACTTAATTACAGCGCTTTTAGTCAATCACAAAAATAAAATGGATAAAGCCCGAAGATCTTTTTACCGCGCGGTAGATCAATCCTGGCTTACCTTAAAGTCGGATGGGGTTGCTGATAAAAAAACCATAGAAGCCGTAAGTAAAACAAGCCGCATATTAGCCAAAACAGCAAGAGAATGCGTTGACAGGCTTTACCCCTATTGCGGCTTAATTGCTGCAAATACCGATTCGGAGATCAACCAGGTTTGGCGCGATATTCATACCGCGAGCCAGCATTCCTTATTGACCTTCCTGTAATATTTTTAATAGTTTAAAAAATCGGTGTAATCTTCTCCTAATCGGTGAAATCCGCAACAAAACATTGTTAACAAAAATATCACATTGAAATTTAATTGCATTGCAGATATTTGGGCACTTAATCATTCAGCATGAAGATCAAACATTTACTTGTCATAGTATTCGCTTTTGCCGCTGTTTCTGTCTCGGCACAAACAAAAAAGAAACACGCTCAAGCAGTTACAACTATTGCCGATAATTTTGGGCGTGTTGTACCGGATAACTCATTGCCCCGCCCTAAACTGGTAGTGGGCATCGTAGTTGACCAGATGCGTTGGGATTACCTGTACCGTTATTACGACCGCTACCAGGATAATGGCTTTAAACGTTTATTAAACCAGGGTTTCAGCTGCGAAAACACCCAGGTTGATTATATCCCAACATTCACCGGCCCCGGCCATTCTTGTATCTATACCGGTTCGGTGCCTTCTATCCACGGCATAGCCGGAAACGATTTTATCATCCAGGCCACCGGTAAATCGATGTATTGTACAGAAGATACAACGGTACAAACCGTTGGCAGCGAATCAAAGGCAGGCCAAATGTCACCCAAAAATTTACTGGTAACAACCGTTACCGATGAGCTGCGCCTGGCGACCAATTTCAGGTCGAAAGTTATTGGGATCGCTTTAAAAGACCGAGGCGGCATTTTGCCGGCTGGCCATACCGCAAACGCGGCTTATTGGTTTGATGATAAAACGGGCAACTGGATCAGCAGCACTTATTACATGAAAGACCTGCCGCAGTGGGTTAAAGATTTCAACGACCAGAAACTGGCGGAAAACTATTTAAAACTGGACTGGAACACGCTATATCCTAAAGATACCTACCTGCAAAGTACTGCTGACAGTACCAAATACGAAGGTAAATTCAAGGGCATGACCGCGCCCACCCTTCCGGTAAAAACTTCGGGAATGTATAAAGGCAATTTGGGTTTGATCCGCTCAACCCCTTATGGAAATACTTTTACGCTCGACCTGGCTGTTGCCGCCATCAATGCGGAAGAATTAGGCCAGCACCCGGTAACCGATTTTTTAGCCGTAAGTTTATCGTCGCCTGACTATATTGGCCACCAGTTTGGGGTAAATGCCGTTGAAATTGAAGACACTTACCTGCGCCTGGACCGTGATATCGCCAATTTTTTAGTTTATTTAGATGCCAAAGTTGGTAGAGGCAATTATACCGTTTTCTTAACTGCCGATCACGGCGCGGCGCATAATACCGCGTTTTTAAACGATCATAACATTCCCGCCGGGGTTTGGGACGATGGCGCAGCCTTAAAGGACCTGAATAAATTTTTACTGGATAAATATAAAGTTGACGGCCTGGTATTAAGCCTTGCCAATTACCAGGTAAATTTCAACTACAGTATCGTTAATTACCTGCACCTGGATGAAGAAATTTTAAAGAAAGACTGCATCGGTTATTTTGAAAAGCTGCCCGAAGTTGCATTTGCAGTGGACATGAAAAAAGCCGCAACCGCTGCTATCCCCGAAGCCTTGCGTTCCCGTATAGTAAACGGTTACAGCACGGAGCATAGCGGCGAAGTGCAGATTATATTAAAACCGGCATACTTTACCGGACATGGCTCGGGCGATAGCGGCCCAACGGGAACAACCCACGGCACCTGGAACCCTTATGACAACCATATCCCGCTGGTATTCATGGGCTGGGGCATCCAACATGGCAGCCTTACCCGTGAAACACATATGACAGATATTGCCGCAACCATTGCCGCCTTGTTACATATCCAGGCGCCAAACGGCAGCATCGGGACACCGATCAGCGAAGTGCTGGGGAAGTCCGAAAGACGAAAAGAGCAGTGAATTTAGACGCGTTTAAAAAACAAGAAAATTAATCTTTCGGACTTTCCGGACTTCCGGACTTTCCGACTCGAAGCTATGAAGAAATACATATCCAAATTCCACTATCTCACGCAGGACCTGCCGGATCGCAGTCATGTTAAACAGGTGATGATGGCCTGCGGGGCCGGGGCTAACTGGATCCAGTATCGCTGCTTAACAAAGCCGGATGACGAACTGATTGACGAGATTGACGAGATCGCTGAGATCTGCGATGAATGGGGAGCTACCCTTATCCTCACCAATCATTACCACCTGTTGGAGCGGGTGGATGCGCAAGGCGTACATATGGAAGACTTTGATGCCGATTTCAAAATGATCCGAAAGATCATCGGTGAGGATAAAACCCTCGGGGCTTCGGCAACAAACATCAAAAGGCTGCAAAATGTTCAGGCAAGCGGCGTTGTAGATTACTGCGGCTACGGCCCCTTTGCGCATACAGACACCAAACCCAATAACGAACCGCTGCTTGGTTTTGAAGGCTATCGCGAGTTGCAGCAGCACCCTGAAATTGAGATCCCGGTAATTGCAGTTGGGGGCATTCAAATAACCGATGCGGCTAAATTGATGAAAACCGGTGTTTATGGCATAGCCGTATCTGCAGCGGTAAACTTGTCAACTGATCCTGTAGCTGCTTTAAAGGAGATCTATCAGCAGATATATTAGTATATTTGGTCAGGATCAGAATTTACAGAATTATAAAATTTTCAAGATGCAATTTTAAAATCTGCCTGCGCAAAATTTTGTTAATCCGAAAGTTATGTAAATTCCGATTCAAACAGCAATAACGAATTTTAAAATTCGGCCGCCAGAAATTCTGTTAATCCTAAAATTCTGTAAATTCTGATTCAGACAACAATTAGCCATGTCATCTCACCACATCGTCCGCGAAAAACAGGAACCAGCATTATTGGTGCTCGGGCTTGACAATTTTCCCGAAGAAATGCTCGGGCAATTGCTTGAGTGGAGTCCGACGGTGATTGCGACGGCACAAACCGCCGACAATTTGGTTTCCCGGGGGATCAAAATAGATTGGATCATTACCGACGGCACAGCGGAAGTGCCGCAATCAGATGTTAAGCTGATGTCATGCGGCGATTGCAACCTGAGCGATGCCGCTTTGGAGTTCCTTGCCGGAAATGAATATTCAGCGGTTAATATTATAGCGGACGAATTTAAGCTGGAAGATTACGAACCTTTTGCAGATAAAATTAACCTGGTTATTTTTAACGAACACCAAAAAATATACCCTATCGTTTCCGGGTTTAGTAAATGGAAACAAACCGGCGAAATGATCAGGATACTTGGGCCCGCCGATGACCTTATTTTAAACGGGCTGGAAAAAATAACAGACCAGGTATTTGAAACAATTGCCGACGGTTTTTTCACCATTTGCTTTAACCAGCCTTTTTTGTTTATTGCCGAGGATCTTTAACCCATAGGCAAGTCGTTCCCGGTTAAAATACCGCGTTGTAATTTTCATTCTAAAATATACATTGTTGCAATTAATTCCTTATTTTTACATAACGTTACTTTTTAAATTTAAGTAGCGACGCTGCGCCGTTTGTAACAATACTGAATAAGGACAGGCAAAAAGCGGTTTATGCTTATATTTAAAAAATTAATTTCAATAAAATTAAACCAAATAAAATACGTTGAGTCTAAATAATACATTAAAACCAGAACCGGCTTTTCTATTAATCATCCAAAGACATGAAAACACGATATAAAAAACTGATTTACACCGCTTCGGGTGCACTTTTGTGCCTGTTTGCAGCGGGTACAGCCTTTGCCCAACGCCCTGCTGGCGGCGGAGGCGGAGGTGGCGGCAGCCGTCCATCCGGCGGTGGTGGTGGCGGCGGTGGCAGCAGCGTTTCCAGCTCAAGGCCTTCGGGCGGCGGTGGCGGCAATGTAGCCGTTAGCCGGCCATCCGTAAGCAGCTCAAACGGATCCCGCCCTTCAGGCGGAGGAGGAATGGCTCCGCGTGGTACAAGCGTACAACCGCAGCAGCGTACAAATACTTATATTAACCGCCAGGGGGTTGCTCCAAGGGGCAGTTATGGGTATGCGCCACGCACCGGCATTTCAGTTAACGGCAACTTTGGCAATGCGCCCCGTACAGGAGTTGCACCAAGAGGTAATTATGGCTACCCGCAACGCACCGGCGTAGTGGCGCCGCGCGTGGGCGCAAGCCCGGGCACTTCAGCATTTGCAGTTAACGCCTACCGCTCTTCGCCCAGGGTGGGTAATGGGCAGGGAAGTTATTGGGGCAACCATGGCTATTACCATTACAACCGCGGTTACTATGATACCTATTACGGCGTAAACCTGGGTTTCAGTTGCAGGGCCTTACCTTATGGCTATTACCCTTTCTTTTGGGGCGATTACCAGTACTATTTCTGCAATGGTTTGTTTTATACTTATGATAACGAAGAATATACCGTTGTTGAACCACCGGTTGGTGCCGAAGTAACTACTTTACCTGATAAGGCGCAATCTATCGTGATCAACGGACAGCAGTATTATGAGCTGAATGGGGTTTATTACCAGGCGGTTACCAAGGACGACGGAACAGTGGTTTACATGGTTGCCGGTAAAGATGGCGTATTAAACACTGATAACGTACAGAATGACGACCAGCCGCAAGGCCCGCAAATGGGTGATATTGTAACCCAGTTACCGCCAGACTGCCGAAAAATAAAAGTTAGCGGCCAAAAATTATGGGTATCTCCGGATGGTGTTTACTACCAGGAACTGGTGGACGATAAGGGCCTTAAAACCTATAAGGTTGTTGGCCTCCCAACTGATGAACCTGAACAAAACTAAGGTTAAAATATGGCAATATATTGAAAGCGGCAAGTGTAAAACCTGCCGCTTTTTTTATGTCCCGGGCTTTGAAAAACCCCTCAATAAACGTTATAATAGTATTAATTTGGCGTTGCCATTTTGCTTAAGTTTACGACAACAAGCTTACCATGAAACGTATTATCTACCTATTATTACCCGCAATACTTTGCTGCTCATTTGCAAATGCCAAAAAGCATGCTGAACTGAAGTTTTTTGGAGCCGGTGATCCCCATATCCAATACGTTGGCCGGATCGACTTTTCAAACCCGCAAATGCCGCGGTTCTGGGCGCCCGGCGTTTACATTAGGGCAAGGTTTAAAGGATCAAAATGCGTTATGCTCATCAACGACGAAGCAGGCGGGACCAACCACAACTACCTGGAGATCGTGATCGATGGAAAAAATCCATATCGGATACAATTGACTGGTAAACTGAATGAAATCAGCGTGCCGGACGGGCTTGCAGAAGGGGACCACACTCTCCTGATCTGTAAAGACACGGAGTCAAACACCGGCTACATTGAATTTGCGGGCCTTAAATGCGAAAAACTGCTTCCGCTCCCCGCCAAACCCAAACGCAGGATCGAATATTTCGGCGACTCCATCACCAGCGGTACCGGGATGGACCAATCATCAGTACCTTGTGGTAAAGGCCAATGGCACGATCAGCATAACGCCTACATGAGTTACGGCGCGCGTACCTCCAGAAACCTGGATGCGCAATGGCATTTAACCGCGCAAGCGGGCATTGGCCTGGTACATAGCTGCTGCGATATGCATATGGTAATGCCGCAGATCTTTGATAAGGTATATTTCAGGGCTGACACCATTGCCTGGAACTTTGATAAATATATACCCGATGTAGTTACCATTTGCCTGGGGCAGAACGATGGCCCAAAACAGGATTCAGCCTACTTTTGCAGCGCCTTCATCAATTTTATTAAAGCAATCAGAAGTCATTACCCCCAAGCTGACATTGTTTGTTTAACCAGCCCGATGGGCGACCAAACCCTTACGAGCGTCCTGCAACGGTACATTAATGCAATAACCGGCGATTTAAAAGCATCCGGCGATAAAAAGGTATACAAATACTTTTTCTCGCATCAATACCATAATGGCTGCGATGGCCATCCCGATATACAGGAACATGAACTGATCGCCGGTGAGTTGACCGCTTATATCAAACAGCTAAAAGGGTGGTAAAAGATAACGGTAACAAAGGCTAGTCCGTCTTTAGGAAATTACCGTTTTCGTCGAAAACCAGGTCTTTGCCTTTAACTTCTGCTTCGTACATCGTCTTTCCCGCAGCATCTGTTACCCGGCCGGCTTCAGTTACCTTAGCACCCTTATAATGTACTTTTACATAAGGTAAAACATTTTTTGGCAAGTCAGCTACCGGTATAGCTTTAACAATTTCAACAAACACTCCGGCAGGCGTAAACTGAACCGAATTATCTTCGCCCGATTTACCACCCCAGTTTGCTTCAAAATTGCCTTTTTCTTTTTCCCAGCCTACTTTAGTCGCCTCAGGATATTTTTTGGTTAATGCTGACTTCACGACCGCCGGCACATCTTTTGTTTTGATGTCCTGCACCCTTAAGCTTCCTGTTATTAACAGAATAGCCCCTGCTGATAAAAGTATTTTCCTCATCTCCGATATTTATTTATTCAATAATAGGGGTATATTCTGTAGAAAGGCTGATAACATATTGTAGACTTTTGGGATAAATTTAATCCGCACTGGCCAGCCTAAAACATTTTAAATACCCTACGGGTTCAAAAGCACCCATAAGCCCGTTAATTATAAGTACCTTTACTAAAATCCCTGTGGTTATGATACTGTTCTCACGTAAAAATCTGCATTATTCCGATTACAAATGGACTGCCTATGTGCAGCATGATCCGCGCGTGACAGGCAAGCCCGATGAAACCCTTTTTAATAAGGAAGAAGGCAATGAAATGGTGTACCTTATTAATAAACTCATGTCCCTTTGGGACTATCGTTTTTCCAACACCGGCAATAAAATGGAAAAACTCATCCACGATAAACTCCCCGCCGAAATAACCAAACAGGACGAGATCCAGGTTTGGCTAAAGGAAAATCTGAAGTTTTAGTTAGGTTGTTGGAATGTTGCAAGGTTGTAATGTTGCAAGGTTATTAAATTAATAGCCTACCCGTCCAACAGATACCCGCGACACCTGTAATCTTTATTTATACCTGATAAATCAGGTTATTGCAAAGTTGAAAGGCTGTATAAACGCTTCGGCCGAACATTCCAACTTTACAACCTTACAACAAATGCTAACTTATTCAAACTAATTTGCTATACTTGATAAGAGAATGCCTTAGGCCCCTTATACAATTATGGTGGATGAAAAACTCTATGATACCCTGCTCGCAGAAGGGTTAATCAGCGCTGAATCTTTCGAAAAAATAAAGCAAAAAGATGCGGAATCACTGTTTTCCGTCCATTGGGAAATAAAAACCTTGCTTTATTTGGGCATTTTACTGCTTACCACGGGCCTTGGTTTATTGGTTTACGAAAACATCGACAGTATTGGCCATGTATTTGTACTGCTTTTTATAGCATCGATCTGCATGGGTTGTTTCGGGTATTGTT
This genomic window contains:
- the aspS gene encoding aspartate--tRNA ligase, with amino-acid sequence MLRTHTCGELNISHLGQTVTLCGWVQKSRDLGAMTFIDVRDRYGLTQLVFNTDSDDSLRETSRSLGREFVIQVTGAVLERTSKNAKMSTGEIEIGVSKIEVLNGAKVPPFMIEDETDGGEELRAKYRYLDLRRNPIRNNLMLRHKMAQEVRKYLDGLDFIEVETPVLIKSTPEGARDFVVPSRMNPGEFYALPQSPQTFKQLLMVSGFDRYFQIVKCFRDEDLRADRQPEFTQIDCEMAFITQEDILNVFEGLTQHLFRTVKGIELGSVPRMQYADAMRLYGSDKPDIRFGMQFVELNDIVKGKGFSIFDNAELVVGINAKGCAEYTRKQIDELTEWLKRPQIGVTGMIYCRYQSDGTLKSSVDKFYGEDDLTNWAAAFEAEPGDMMFVLAGNAEKVRKQLNELRLEMGNRLGLRDKNTFAPLWVLDFPLLEWDEETSRYHAMHHPFTSPKPEDIALLDTNPGEVRANAYDLVINGTEVGGGSIRIHDRALQSLMFKHLGFTPEEAQKQFGFLMDAFEYGAPPHGGLAFGFDRMVSIFAGLDSIRDVIAFPKNNSGRDVMIDTPSTISDLQMNELKIKTTV
- a CDS encoding TonB-dependent receptor, translated to MKNLFSALFALLLPVMAAAQFSVSGKVTDQQTGDVLPGATISLSSPAISTIADANGKYHFNNLKSGNYTFKVSFLGYQAITKAILINANAVSNFALKPGTLFTEAVTVSATRATQNSPTAFTDLSKKDIDKNNTGRGFEYLLEQTPSTVVTSNAGAGVGYTSIRIRGSDATRTNVTLNGIPLNDAEDQGVYFVDLPDMASSVENIQVQRGVGTSTNGAGAFGASINIQTTTRHDTAYAELNNSAGSYGTVKNTASFGTGLLGDHFSFDGRLSRMRSDGYIDRASSDLKSFFLSGAYYGKKSVLRLNVFSGYEKTYQAWDGVPEDSVKAGNRRYNELGYINSSNSFYKNQTDNYTQNYYQLLYNQQLSSKLSFSGALHYTKGFGYYEEYRNADSLQYYGVTPVVVGGTAIEATDLVRRLWLNNDFYGLTYNLNYKPDNTLNATLGGAYNEYKGAHYNNIEWTQESTNIPPDYQYSRNDAKKTDFNIFARAEYHLGKWLLYGDLQYRHIYYSFLGFDENLNNVQQAVGLNFFNPKAGITYQLNDNSNVYASVAVGNHEPNRSDYTNSSPQSRPKPENLKDLELGYRINESTFSGSINGFYMLYKNQLVLTGSLDDVGEAIRTNIKDSYRAGIEASARVKIAQPLSWYINATLSANKVKNFEQYLQNYDTGTLDGTLYKTSDIAYSPDFTGSSTISYRPVKNAEIAFITKYVSRQYLDNTSTVSRSLGAYVVNDLRLNYNFSIKGVKNIGLSLLVNNIFSEKYQSDGATYPDIEGGKVVNYNYFFPQAPINFLLGLNLKF
- the pnuC gene encoding nicotinamide riboside transporter PnuC, which gives rise to MHHWIELFNEQIKETSLLQWLAVILGVAEVLFALYDNIWLYPTGIASTIIAIYLLLTVQLYADSALNVYYLVMSVYGWVHWAKKKQGPEVVISWSGKKDWVISLSISIGGWLVLYLLLKYLTPSNVPVWDALVSSTAWAGMWLLAKRKIENWIFLNISNLFAIPLLFYKQLPLFAALTLFLFVIAFGGLYKWIKICKARQAAVTG
- a CDS encoding acyl-CoA dehydrogenase family protein; its protein translation is MDKDLQSPASGCNRLKIDPMKTEHPSTLLSPDIVKIIRDSAFAAERLGKIHPDQLAIVYEQKWFKLLVPEVYSGLEKSLPELVRLEESISWANGSLGWVVTLCCGAGWFGGFIAAEKATEIFGSTEVCLAGSGAATGEAVITPNGYKITGKWKYASGADHATHFTANCIIKNGEEVVLNDDGSPLVLPFIFESSKVNILPAWKYTGMVATGSDAFEAQGIEVNKLNCFQINPNAAIVKNVLYQYPFLQLAEATLAANISGMAIHFMDLCSNIFAEKQEQEKLSPQQKNLITALLVNHKNKMDKARRSFYRAVDQSWLTLKSDGVADKKTIEAVSKTSRILAKTARECVDRLYPYCGLIAANTDSEINQVWRDIHTASQHSLLTFL
- the pafA gene encoding alkaline phosphatase PafA; protein product: MKIKHLLVIVFAFAAVSVSAQTKKKHAQAVTTIADNFGRVVPDNSLPRPKLVVGIVVDQMRWDYLYRYYDRYQDNGFKRLLNQGFSCENTQVDYIPTFTGPGHSCIYTGSVPSIHGIAGNDFIIQATGKSMYCTEDTTVQTVGSESKAGQMSPKNLLVTTVTDELRLATNFRSKVIGIALKDRGGILPAGHTANAAYWFDDKTGNWISSTYYMKDLPQWVKDFNDQKLAENYLKLDWNTLYPKDTYLQSTADSTKYEGKFKGMTAPTLPVKTSGMYKGNLGLIRSTPYGNTFTLDLAVAAINAEELGQHPVTDFLAVSLSSPDYIGHQFGVNAVEIEDTYLRLDRDIANFLVYLDAKVGRGNYTVFLTADHGAAHNTAFLNDHNIPAGVWDDGAALKDLNKFLLDKYKVDGLVLSLANYQVNFNYSIVNYLHLDEEILKKDCIGYFEKLPEVAFAVDMKKAATAAIPEALRSRIVNGYSTEHSGEVQIILKPAYFTGHGSGDSGPTGTTHGTWNPYDNHIPLVFMGWGIQHGSLTRETHMTDIAATIAALLHIQAPNGSIGTPISEVLGKSERRKEQ